One window of Nodularia sp. LEGE 06071 genomic DNA carries:
- a CDS encoding cobalamin biosynthesis protein, which yields MQQQNLWVGIGFKKGSSWQLIGTAIQQVFQENQLNENAIAGLATIDNKASEVGLIELCRLRNFSLKIFTADILSTVSVPNPGKIAEKTVGTPSVAEAAAILAASHITSSLTKNQEREIRLLVPKRIFRLQGEPGAVTIAVACLTKLFSKNS from the coding sequence ATGCAGCAACAAAATTTATGGGTAGGAATTGGTTTTAAAAAGGGTAGTTCGTGGCAGTTAATAGGAACGGCAATACAGCAAGTATTTCAAGAAAATCAACTCAACGAAAATGCGATCGCAGGTCTTGCAACTATCGACAATAAAGCCTCAGAAGTTGGCTTAATCGAACTTTGCCGTCTCCGCAATTTTTCCTTGAAAATCTTTACCGCAGATATTTTGTCTACTGTTTCCGTCCCCAACCCTGGCAAAATCGCGGAAAAAACAGTGGGAACTCCCAGCGTAGCTGAAGCAGCTGCTATTCTCGCCGCCTCCCACATCACCTCATCTTTAACTAAAAACCAAGAGAGAGAAATCAGGTTATTAGTTCCTAAACGAATTTTTCGCTTACAGGGGGAACCAGGGGCGGTGACAATAGCTGTTGCCTGTCTTACAAAATTGTTCTCAAAAAATAGCTAA
- a CDS encoding peptidoglycan-binding domain-containing protein yields MQFSLTTSILNYFESLKAFRCRKTGKFYWLLLFSSTLLLMTSDAVVAIVAPQQIAQATPRASISRPTLKVGSQGERVSELQAALRLLGFYSGAVDGIYKEDTASAVSRFKRAVDLNPDGIVDAITWQRLFPTEPIVTPINSSPNPASNLNSNFPVPTQTRQTTRATNPQPQPKPSPPPRTSTTPPGQMPGVQYTSQGWAILRLGMRNSEVRKLQERLKQLGFLAGDVDGDFGMNTEAAVKAAQQRYGLEADGVVGGATWEALLRR; encoded by the coding sequence ATGCAATTTAGCCTGACAACAAGTATTTTGAACTACTTTGAGTCGCTAAAAGCATTTCGTTGCAGGAAGACAGGAAAGTTTTATTGGTTACTTCTGTTTTCATCTACGTTGTTACTCATGACCTCTGATGCAGTGGTAGCAATTGTAGCGCCCCAACAAATTGCCCAAGCAACTCCTAGAGCTAGTATTAGCCGTCCTACCCTCAAAGTTGGCAGTCAAGGAGAACGGGTTTCAGAACTTCAGGCGGCTTTGAGACTTTTGGGTTTTTACTCAGGTGCAGTGGATGGTATCTATAAAGAAGACACAGCCAGCGCTGTTTCTCGGTTCAAGCGAGCAGTTGATTTGAATCCAGATGGCATTGTTGATGCTATCACTTGGCAACGACTATTCCCCACAGAGCCAATAGTTACACCAATCAACTCTTCACCTAACCCAGCGTCTAACTTGAACTCAAATTTTCCTGTTCCTACCCAGACCCGCCAAACTACAAGGGCTACGAATCCTCAACCTCAGCCAAAACCCTCACCACCACCGAGAACATCGACGACACCTCCTGGACAAATGCCTGGTGTTCAATATACGTCTCAAGGATGGGCGATTTTACGTTTAGGAATGCGTAATTCAGAAGTGAGGAAGCTGCAAGAACGACTAAAACAGCTTGGTTTTCTCGCAGGCGATGTAGATGGGGATTTTGGCATGAATACTGAAGCAGCAGTCAAAGCTGCACAACAGCGCTATGGTCTGGAGGCTGACGGTGTAGTTGGTGGTGCTACCTGGGAAGCACTATTGCGACGATAG
- a CDS encoding 5-(carboxyamino)imidazole ribonucleotide synthase has translation MKRVGIIGGGQLAWMMGDAAKKLGVKLVVQTPSLDDPAVAIAQDTVLAKVDDAMSTEILAQKTDVITFENEFVNLDSLSVIEHQGVCFRPRLAALTPLLDKYNQRCYLQSLGLPVPRFFAVEEPENLASQIEELGFPVVLKSRRHGYDGQGTFIIKDLDDLQEKLDFSNTNNAISQSQFLIEEFVPFERELAIIAARSVEGEVVTYPVVETQQEEQVCRRVIAPADITPNQAAEIEAIAHTLLNNLQVVGVFGIELFLTVAGKILVNEIAPRTHNSGHFSLDACETSQFEQHLRAVCGLSLGNTALNCASAVMVNLLGYEISGSDYQRQRQKLAAIPQAFVHWYGKTESRPGRKLGHVTVLLDEQNPDAISTIAQNIESIWYPS, from the coding sequence ATGAAGCGTGTTGGTATAATTGGTGGTGGGCAATTGGCCTGGATGATGGGGGATGCAGCTAAAAAGTTAGGTGTAAAATTAGTGGTGCAAACTCCTAGTTTGGATGATCCTGCTGTAGCGATCGCACAGGATACTGTTTTGGCTAAAGTTGATGATGCTATGTCCACAGAGATTTTAGCACAAAAAACTGATGTCATTACCTTTGAAAATGAATTTGTTAATTTAGATTCTTTATCTGTTATAGAACATCAAGGTGTTTGCTTTCGACCCAGGTTAGCAGCTTTAACTCCGCTTTTAGATAAATATAATCAGCGCTGCTATTTACAAAGTTTGGGATTACCTGTTCCCAGATTTTTCGCGGTGGAAGAACCCGAAAATCTCGCGTCTCAAATAGAAGAGCTGGGTTTTCCAGTGGTTTTAAAATCCCGACGGCACGGTTACGATGGTCAAGGGACTTTCATTATTAAAGATTTAGATGATTTGCAGGAAAAGCTAGATTTCAGTAACACAAATAATGCTATAAGTCAATCTCAATTTTTAATTGAAGAATTTGTCCCCTTTGAACGGGAATTAGCAATAATTGCCGCCCGTTCTGTGGAAGGTGAGGTTGTGACTTACCCGGTGGTAGAAACTCAACAAGAAGAACAGGTCTGTCGGCGAGTGATTGCACCTGCTGATATTACACCGAATCAAGCCGCAGAAATTGAGGCGATCGCTCATACTCTCCTAAATAACCTGCAAGTCGTGGGAGTTTTTGGCATAGAACTATTTCTCACCGTCGCCGGGAAAATTTTGGTAAATGAAATTGCCCCTCGTACCCATAATTCTGGGCATTTCTCCTTAGACGCTTGTGAAACATCTCAGTTTGAACAGCACTTGAGAGCCGTTTGTGGCTTATCTTTGGGAAATACCGCTTTAAATTGTGCTAGTGCTGTCATGGTCAACCTCCTGGGGTATGAAATTTCGGGAAGTGACTACCAACGCCAGCGCCAAAAATTAGCCGCAATTCCCCAGGCTTTCGTTCACTGGTATGGGAAAACCGAATCACGTCCTGGGCGCAAACTAGGACACGTCACCGTTTTACTGGATGAGCAAAACCCAGATGCTATCAGTACCATAGCCCAGAATATAGAATCTATCTGGTATCCCAGTTAA
- a CDS encoding ankyrin repeat domain-containing protein, whose amino-acid sequence MENNDVLLLKSAKSGDIKRVCALLAAGAKVDVGDRDGTTALMFAANLGYTEIVRSLLDAGANINLRRKRYGLTALMLAVSTHQLDIVQLLLSRGADVNAINEDGSTALMAAALKGDVDVVQVLLAAGAEVNVTDQDHDTALKLAVKYGHTAIIELISQNGADVNLPDEEGETLLMIAADLGRLEVVQALLLAGANVNQKNADGSTALLAAAAAGNQAIASALLDQGAEINIPDNDGETALHLAVVEGYIDVVQELLNQGADPQITNHLGDTPMLVAAFQGHSQILEILLRSGEKTNKTTLGIPLMLAISQGYIETVKILLDYGADPNTLGNDSKTALIKAAEGNYTGIIRLLLAKGANVNFQDLAGATALMWAVSGGYSGAVQILLQAGADINLKNRGGYTALMIAEFNGYKNIVLSLQKAGAQE is encoded by the coding sequence ATGGAAAATAACGATGTCTTGCTGCTAAAGTCGGCTAAAAGTGGCGATATTAAGCGGGTGTGTGCGCTACTGGCTGCTGGTGCTAAGGTTGACGTTGGCGATCGCGATGGAACTACAGCCTTAATGTTTGCTGCCAACTTAGGTTACACCGAAATTGTGCGATCGCTATTAGATGCTGGGGCAAATATTAACTTGCGTAGAAAACGCTATGGTTTGACGGCTTTGATGTTGGCCGTTAGTACCCATCAACTGGACATTGTACAGCTTTTGCTCTCCAGAGGTGCTGATGTAAATGCCATTAATGAAGATGGCAGTACAGCTTTAATGGCAGCTGCACTTAAGGGTGATGTTGATGTGGTGCAAGTCTTATTGGCAGCTGGTGCTGAAGTGAATGTCACAGACCAAGATCATGATACCGCTTTAAAATTGGCTGTCAAATACGGTCACACAGCAATTATAGAATTAATTTCCCAAAATGGTGCGGATGTCAATCTCCCGGATGAAGAAGGGGAAACCCTGTTGATGATTGCGGCAGATTTGGGACGTTTGGAAGTTGTACAAGCATTACTGCTAGCCGGGGCTAATGTCAACCAGAAAAACGCAGATGGTAGCACTGCGCTATTAGCCGCCGCCGCCGCCGGAAATCAGGCGATCGCATCTGCTTTACTGGATCAAGGTGCCGAAATTAATATTCCAGACAACGATGGTGAAACTGCCCTACATCTGGCTGTTGTAGAAGGCTACATTGATGTAGTGCAAGAGTTACTTAACCAAGGTGCAGATCCCCAAATTACAAATCATCTGGGTGATACACCAATGCTTGTTGCCGCCTTCCAGGGACATAGCCAAATACTTGAAATATTGTTGCGTTCTGGAGAAAAAACCAATAAAACAACCCTGGGTATACCTTTGATGCTGGCAATATCGCAGGGATACATTGAGACAGTCAAGATATTACTGGACTACGGTGCTGATCCTAATACTTTAGGGAATGATAGCAAAACAGCTTTAATTAAGGCAGCAGAAGGCAACTACACAGGGATTATCCGGTTGTTACTGGCTAAGGGTGCAAATGTGAATTTTCAGGACTTAGCAGGGGCAACAGCCTTGATGTGGGCAGTCTCTGGGGGCTATAGTGGAGCTGTACAGATATTACTCCAAGCTGGGGCAGATATAAATCTGAAAAATCGGGGCGGATATACAGCTTTGATGATTGCAGAATTTAATGGGTATAAGAATATAGTACTAAGTCTGCAAAAAGCTGGCGCACAGGAATAA
- a CDS encoding phage holin family protein, translating into MKHFLLTWLGTAVALLITANIVPGFFVRNFVAALVAVAIIGLVNAFIRPILSILAFPITLITFGLFTFVINALTLWLASNLTPGYGFEIQGFLPAFLGSIVLTIVSSLISYFLRTIL; encoded by the coding sequence ATGAAACACTTTTTGCTAACTTGGCTTGGTACTGCGGTGGCTTTGCTCATCACCGCTAATATTGTTCCTGGATTCTTTGTCAGGAATTTTGTAGCGGCTTTAGTAGCTGTAGCAATTATTGGTTTGGTAAATGCTTTTATTCGACCAATTTTAAGTATTTTAGCCTTTCCTATTACCTTAATCACCTTTGGTTTGTTTACGTTTGTGATCAATGCGTTAACGCTTTGGCTAGCAAGTAACCTCACTCCTGGTTATGGTTTTGAAATTCAAGGATTTTTGCCTGCTTTCCTGGGTTCAATTGTGCTGACCATTGTTTCTAGTCTGATTAGCTATTTTTTGAGAACAATTTTGTAA
- a CDS encoding insulinase family protein: MKNSPSSSPIHRTVLNNGIVLLVAENPVADIVAARMFVRAGSCCETREQAGLAHLLSTVMTKGCDGLSSWELAEQVESVGASLSADAATDYFLLSLKTVTSDFAEILTLAGRILRSPTFPEAQVELEKRLALQNIRSQKEQPFTVAFSQMREVMYQNHPYAMSVLGDETTMGGLSRADLVQFHQTYFRPDNLVISIAGRVTLEDAIALVEQVFGDWQIPAQPLPLVNLPEIQAEPQHRLQPVQTQQSIVMLGYLGSSVSCPDYAPLKLLSTYLGNGLSSRLFVELREKRGLAYEVSAFYPTRLYPGSFVVYMGTAPENTSIALQGLRKEVDLLCTTEVSETALQAAKNKILGQYALGKQTNGQIAQIYGWYETLGLGLDFDQQFQELIASVSVKDAIAAACKYLQSPYMSLVGQETAINSAFPSAEC; encoded by the coding sequence GTGAAAAATTCCCCATCTTCCTCTCCTATTCATCGCACTGTATTGAATAATGGCATTGTCCTGTTGGTGGCAGAAAATCCGGTTGCGGATATTGTGGCGGCGCGGATGTTTGTCCGTGCTGGTAGTTGTTGCGAAACACGAGAGCAAGCGGGGTTAGCCCATTTGCTGTCAACAGTGATGACAAAGGGATGCGACGGACTTTCGAGCTGGGAACTTGCTGAACAAGTGGAATCTGTGGGAGCAAGTTTAAGTGCGGATGCTGCCACGGATTATTTTTTGTTGTCTTTAAAGACAGTCACATCGGACTTTGCGGAGATTTTAACATTGGCAGGGCGAATATTGCGATCGCCGACATTTCCCGAAGCCCAAGTGGAACTAGAGAAGCGTTTAGCACTACAAAATATTCGCTCTCAAAAAGAACAGCCGTTTACCGTTGCCTTTAGCCAAATGCGGGAGGTAATGTACCAAAATCATCCCTATGCTATGTCAGTGCTGGGAGATGAAACCACAATGGGCGGTTTATCGCGTGCTGACTTGGTGCAGTTTCACCAAACTTATTTTCGTCCAGATAATCTTGTAATAAGTATCGCCGGGCGAGTCACCTTAGAAGATGCCATAGCATTAGTAGAACAAGTATTTGGGGATTGGCAAATTCCGGCACAACCCTTGCCATTAGTTAATTTACCAGAAATTCAGGCAGAACCGCAGCATCGACTACAGCCTGTACAAACACAGCAATCTATTGTGATGTTGGGTTATTTGGGATCATCAGTCAGTTGTCCAGACTACGCCCCATTAAAATTGCTGTCTACCTACTTGGGTAATGGGCTTTCTAGCCGTTTGTTTGTGGAATTACGGGAAAAGCGGGGTTTAGCTTACGAGGTATCGGCATTTTATCCGACAAGGCTGTATCCGGGTTCATTTGTGGTGTATATGGGTACAGCACCAGAAAATACCAGCATCGCTCTGCAAGGGCTACGGAAAGAAGTGGATTTACTCTGTACTACTGAAGTATCAGAAACCGCCCTACAAGCAGCTAAAAACAAAATTCTGGGGCAGTACGCTTTGGGTAAACAAACTAACGGACAAATTGCTCAAATATACGGTTGGTATGAAACTTTGGGTTTAGGACTTGATTTTGATCAGCAGTTTCAAGAACTGATTGCATCTGTGAGTGTCAAAGATGCCATAGCTGCCGCCTGTAAGTATTTACAGTCACCTTATATGTCTTTAGTTGGTCAAGAAACAGCGATTAATAGTGCATTTCCCAGCGCTGAGTGTTAA
- a CDS encoding insulinase family protein, producing the protein MFPASVLKLDNGLTLIHQEIATTPVVVADVWVRAGAILEPKPWFGMAHFLEHMIFKGTATLAPGMFDHNIETRGGVSNAATSYDYAHYTVTTAAPYLADTLPHLGELLINATIPDDEFIRERDVVLEEIRSCNDDPDWIGFQALNQSIYQNHPYGRSVLGTELELMQNSPAAMRCFHRAHYQPENMTVVVVGGIAQESAWELVNKSFADFAAPLDCPQSEKIIEPVITGIHRQEICLPRLEQARLMMAWVVPGVEQLHTAYGLDLLAVLLSEGRTSRLVRDLREELQLVQGIYSNFSLQRESSLFSITAWLEPENLDQVENLILSHLNDLQTTGISEQELARTRRLVCNEYAFSTETPNQLTGLYGYYNTIAQAELAVAYPQQIQSFNTQELQELAQQFLSPQNYAVTILKPC; encoded by the coding sequence GTGTTTCCAGCTTCGGTTCTGAAACTAGATAATGGTTTAACACTTATCCATCAGGAAATTGCCACTACCCCTGTAGTTGTGGCTGATGTTTGGGTGCGAGCCGGAGCAATCCTTGAGCCAAAACCGTGGTTCGGCATGGCACATTTTTTAGAACACATGATTTTTAAAGGGACGGCGACGCTAGCCCCTGGAATGTTTGATCATAATATTGAAACCAGGGGCGGCGTGAGTAATGCAGCTACGAGTTATGATTATGCTCATTACACCGTAACGACAGCAGCCCCTTACCTAGCAGATACTCTGCCCCACTTGGGAGAACTGCTGATTAATGCCACAATTCCAGACGATGAATTTATCCGCGAACGGGATGTGGTGCTAGAAGAAATTCGCTCATGTAATGATGATCCCGATTGGATAGGATTCCAAGCCCTCAATCAAAGCATCTACCAAAACCATCCTTACGGGCGTTCGGTGCTAGGTACTGAGCTAGAATTAATGCAAAATTCCCCAGCCGCCATGCGTTGTTTTCATCGCGCCCACTACCAACCAGAAAACATGACAGTAGTGGTTGTGGGGGGAATTGCTCAAGAGTCGGCCTGGGAACTTGTAAATAAATCATTTGCTGATTTTGCTGCACCTTTAGACTGTCCGCAGTCTGAAAAAATAATAGAGCCAGTTATAACGGGAATTCATCGCCAAGAAATTTGTTTACCACGTCTAGAACAAGCACGCTTAATGATGGCTTGGGTTGTACCAGGGGTAGAGCAACTACACACTGCCTATGGTTTAGATTTGTTGGCGGTGTTATTGTCAGAAGGGCGAACTTCCCGACTGGTGCGTGATTTGCGGGAAGAATTGCAATTAGTACAGGGAATTTATAGTAATTTTTCCCTCCAAAGAGAATCAAGTTTATTTTCAATTACTGCTTGGTTGGAGCCGGAAAATTTAGATCAAGTTGAAAATTTGATTCTTAGTCATTTAAATGATTTACAAACCACAGGAATTAGTGAGCAGGAACTCGCCCGGACACGTAGACTGGTTTGTAATGAGTATGCTTTTTCTACGGAAACACCAAATCAGTTAACCGGACTTTATGGATACTACAACACTATTGCCCAAGCTGAATTAGCAGTAGCATATCCTCAGCAGATACAATCGTTTAATACCCAAGAACTGCAAGAATTAGCTCAACAGTTTCTTTCACCGCAAAATTATGCGGTTACTATACTTAAACCCTGTTAA
- a CDS encoding pentapeptide repeat-containing protein, with product MFWKQGLAFILGVTVWFLASPAWADWTHPMSFSNAELARRDFSGQTLQAAEFSNANMELANFENADLRGAVMSASVMTQANLHGADLTNAMVDQVKLTGADLSDAVLQEALLLRSIFTDVNIDSADFTDAILDGVQIKELCNKASGVNSKTGVETRYSLGCR from the coding sequence ATGTTTTGGAAACAAGGATTAGCATTTATTTTAGGGGTTACTGTATGGTTCCTAGCTTCACCAGCTTGGGCAGATTGGACTCATCCCATGTCTTTTAGTAATGCAGAGTTAGCCAGACGTGATTTTTCTGGACAAACTTTACAAGCGGCTGAGTTCTCTAACGCCAATATGGAATTAGCTAACTTTGAAAATGCTGACTTACGGGGAGCCGTCATGAGTGCTTCGGTAATGACGCAAGCGAATCTGCACGGGGCGGATTTAACTAATGCTATGGTGGATCAGGTAAAGTTGACAGGGGCTGATTTGAGCGATGCTGTTTTGCAAGAAGCTCTGTTGCTGCGTTCTATTTTTACTGATGTGAATATAGACAGTGCGGATTTCACTGATGCAATTTTGGATGGCGTGCAAATTAAAGAACTGTGCAACAAAGCCAGTGGTGTAAATTCTAAAACTGGCGTAGAAACTCGTTATTCTCTAGGATGTCGATGA